ACTTGGTTGTAACTCACTCGTTGTGTAACCATGTATTCGTGTTAGCAATTGTACGTCTTCCATATACAAAGGAGCAATCATCGTCACATTAGCGTATAATTAGCAATTTCCCCATGTGCTTGCATGAACCAGCgtatatactcccttcgtccgaaaaaacttgtcccaagtgtgtcccttaaatggatgtatctagcattaacttggtgctagatacattcatttgagagacaagtttttccgaacggagggagtatcttgttGAAGCTAGTTCTGGCTGACTGTGACTGTAAAGATGCAGCTACAAATCAACATTTGTGCAGtttaacaaaaataaaagaggtaaTAGCACCGGGAGTCCCACAACTTGTCCTAGATGTGACGATTTGGTCCCAAACTTGCAAAAGCCAACTATTGAGTcccacaacttgcacccaatgtgcaAATTTAGTCCTAGCCAATCAGACGACGACAAGTGGAGCCTAGTCAGCAGAGCCGGTCAGCGCAGCACATTTTGCAATTACCACCCTGGCCTTAGCAGTAATCAACTCGTACTACACCGCACTTCTCATTTCTCCCTTGCGTTACCTTCCAAGCCCTCCGCCGAGCCCCTCGGCGTCGCAGTCCTCGCCCAGGGCACGGCTGGCGGCGTGCACCTGTGAGGCGATGGCGTCGCGGAGGCAGCGGAACTTCCGCGAGAACTCGGGCGCTGGCGCGCCGCCCTTGGCCCCGCTGGCGtcttcctccccgccgccgccgccggaaaggCCTTGCGAATCCTCCTTCTTCTTGACCGACGCAGCGCTCTTCGCCTTGGCGTCCACGTCCTTGCTCACACTTACCACCTCGTCGAGCAGCTCCTGCGCCGCCCTAAGGTATTTGGAGTTCATCACCACCTGCCCCTGCGACGCCGTGGTCGTCGCCCCAAGGTGGTGCCTCCCTTCGTCGCCGGCGATGGAGGCCACCGTGACCGGCGGCGTCTCACGGGACGACAGGCTGAGCACGGCAGCCAGCCCCACACTCCCATCGCACACCCCACCCCACTGGCGCGGTGCGTTGCCTCGCTGCACGGCCGGTGGGTGACTGGTGGGCGTGCCGGACTGGCAGGGAGACCGGCCGTGCTCCTCCACCACACCTGCCATTGCCATGCTCCCTGTCCCGCTGTGCCGTGCGCTCCCCGTTTCTCCCCAAAAGTTATTTCCCTTCAAAAAAATAAGGGGCCTTGCTTGTAGGGTTGCCTTAACCAAGTACTCTACTAACCCATCGCCAAAATCCAACTACTACGGCTGCAACCAACTAAAGAACCAGCTAAATTGTCTTCTAGATTATCGGCTCTACTTTGTACAGTTTGCTCGTCGGAATGAGATGTTTGCCGGCCGCCGGCGGTCGCCGGAGGACGTCCGACCGCAGGTGCGAGAGCTCCTTCCTGAGCTTGTGCGAGAAGAGCCTGCACGCGTCCATGCTCAGGTCCACTGCCGCCGCCAGCGCCACGAACGCCGCCGCGTCTTCCGCACACCCGACGTGCGCCACCCCGACCTCCAACGTGGGCTTGCTGCACCGCCCCTCGCCCTCCACCACCGCCGACATCATGAACCCGCGGTAGTTCCCCAGAGGCCACTGGCTGAAGTCGTCGCTGCCTCGCGGGCTGCAGCCCGGGGTGCTCCCCCGGCTCAGGGGCTGCGCGGCTGTCAGGTCGAGCGCGAACTTGCCGCCCTTGGACGCGGCGATGGTGGAGTCCGCGATGGGGACAGCGTGGTCCACGCCGGGGACGAGGAGGTCGAAGCGGTAGCCGAGGCTGTCGGAcgaccccgccccgccccgccgcgctCGCGCCAGCACTCGAGGCGGCCCCATGGCTCCCACGCGCCGTCGCCGGCGGGCCGGAGGATGAGCCACGCACCCGGGTTGGAGCGGGTTGATTACTGCTAAGGCCAGGGGATAATTGCAAAATGTGCTGCGCTGACCGGCTCTGCTGACTAGGCTTCACTTGTCGTCGTCTGATTGGCTAGGACTAAATTtgcacattgggtgcaagttgtgggACTCAATAGTTGGCTTTTGCAAGTTTGGGACCAAATCGTCACATCTAGGACAAGTTGTGGGACTCCCTGTGCTATTACCTCAAAATAAAAAGACCACTAGTCGCATGGAGCCGGAATCTTGGACCAAGTACGTCCTCATGCATGTTTGTCAGCATGGAAATCGCTGGAGGTTAGGTTACACGAGATCGGAAGGTCGGCACAGCACATCAGTGGGTGCGAAGAGAACACAAGGTGGTCAGATTTTGGCCGGAAAAGTCTTCGGTACGGTATGTCACGGGTGGAAGTGGAACGATAGGGCTGCGGACTCAGCATGTGGACGTAGCAGTGTCGTAGTACCTCCCGAGAGCCGGGTGAGCGTCGAGTCCAAAGTTCACACTTCACACACGCACCAAAACAAACTACTTCGCCGCCCAGAAAGAGCCTACAGGCCATTCACTCGTTGCGGTCTCCGCTCGACCGCGCACGCTTCCACAAACACAAACTCCGCACTGGCACGCTAACTACCTCCGTCGGTATCGTAGCCAGATGAACCTGACGGTCACCAAGATCAATGAATTGAGCGCCATTCTTTACCATGGTGTTAGTGCATTTCTAACCGATCCTCTATAACTGGTTAGAGGAGTAAAAATTCGATTTTATTTCTTTCATTATTACCTAGCCGATACCCAATCCGTCAAGGGAGTAAAAGTTATACTCAGTCGCGGCGGATATTCCTATATTTACTCCACCATTCGGCGACCGAGTAAAAGTCGCGCCTCTCCTTCACTGCCTCTCCGCGCCGCATCTACGCCAGCGCCGCCCCTCCCACCCCCGCCGGCACCGGCCCGTCGTTGTGGATGCTTTGTAGGCTCCGCCACTATCCTCGACCACTTGGATTTATGCCTCCTCTTCCCGTCGCCGACACATAACCGATGGATCTGCGGTTGCTGCCGTTGCCGCCGGGTTTGGCGTTTCTGGCCGCAGGCGACTGCGCCTTGCCATGGATTGGTCGGGAATCGGACCGCACAGCCCCAGCAATGCCTCTGCGCGGCATGCAGGTATCGGCCCCTCTTCTAGACACTCGAATCTCTCCTGTCAGCGGTTCGTCGGTGAAGACATGCCTGGTCGTCGCCCGGGCTAAGTGTTGGCTCGTCGGCTCGCAGTTACCGGTCATACAGTGCGACGACTGCCCGCGGTAGGTGGTGCACCGAGTTTCTACCACGCCGCAACATTCCGGATGAGTGTTGTTCAAGCGCAAAAGTAATGGGGTGTGTGCTTCTTTTGACTCGGTTGTTCACCGGATTCGGCGCAATTACTGTAGCTCATTGTTTGTTGAAGTTTGTGtgtaggatggatgcaagttttggtactgGGAAAAAGAATACATTGTTCTATTGATAGCACTCTATTGATAGCACGAAAATTGATAGATGTGTGTGTACTCattgctagaatagaggctagagatgGGATTAGATGTGAAGCGACATCTACTTCTTTAGAATCGAAGaagaaaaaagtgtgcaagctcgagaAGCTGCggatcaacaatgaagacatagagaagatattagtccaactagtgggagcagttacGGAAATTGGATATCTTTTAAAATGTCtgattgtggttcttgttttctttggtcttctcTCGTAGCAAAGAATTGATGAATTATGTACTCCAATGTATCAAAATGTCGCTGAATAAAAACAAAGCAAAGAAATGTGTTTCGGTGGCCGAAAATGAAATGCAAATGATCTTTTACTCCGTCATATATAGGGGATCGGTTAGGTTCTGCCAAAAATTAGTGGATTAAATTTACTTCACTAAGGGTTTACTCCACCGGATACTTCACTATTTATTTGGGATCGATTAGAAATGTCCTTGTACCTGTAGCCATCAGTCTTCAAGCTTCATTGGAGTCATCGGGTGAATCTGTGGAGCCGCCAAGGGAGAAGCATGGCGAACCGAATGCAGCAGTCCTGATGTTGCACTTGACGGTGCGCGAGGCAACCAGCCTCCACTACCTATCTCTAAGTGCCAGCCAAAAAAATACCTTGATGTCCAAGAGTGCCCAAGAATGCCAAAGCTCCGCCGCGCAGGGAGGGAAGACCCGGCCTAGGAACATGGCCTAGTACGTAGAACTCGCTCTGTATTTCCCATCTAACGGAAGCCTCCAACTCCATGAGACATCGTCTGGCAAGGCAGTCAGCTGAACCTCCTCCTCGAAACAAGCTTTCGCCCCCGCTTTATATATATAACCAGCTGAACCTGCCTGGCCCAAAGCTGTAGAAACTAAGTGATCAGCGAAATGGAGGGCGCATCGCCAATGTCACGAACCCAAAGGTCGTCGTTCAGTGCCTCTACCACACAGAGGTGGCGTGGTGTGTTCTTGTTCACAAATTTCAGAAGATCGGGGACAAGTTGCTTCATTCCTAGTCCGTTCAGCCACCTATCGAACCAAAAAAGCATATCTCTGTCGTCAGCCAGAGAGCACCAAAGACCCGCTTTGAAAATCTCCTCCCCCTCGGATGGAATGGCGAAATCGTGTCCACCCACGTTTTGTCAGAGGCCATGCGCTCAAACCAGCGCCATCAAATGAAGAGTGTGCACCCCAGGCCACCGAACTCCTTGGGTGCACATACCTTGTTCCATGCCACAAGCAACTGCGTCCATTGGCCTCATATTGCCTACGCCAGAAGAACAATAGTCGCAACTTGTCCTGACACTTGATTACCTAGGGAGGGAGGTCAAGTGAGAGCATGTAGTAAACCGCCGTGGCTGTGAGAATGGAGTTGACCAAAATCAGCATGCCGCCATGCTTAAGCAGTGTAGCCTTCCACGTCGGATATGACTGGCGACACGGTCAATCAAGGGATGAAGCTCGACGTGCGAGAGAACTGCGAAAACAGGGGTAGTCCGAGATATTTGATTGGAAACGACTACAACGCTGAAGAGGGCTTGTGAGCCAAAAGCTCTCCTCTCCCGCGACCGCGCCGCCCCCGCGGCCGGCCGGCCGCGCCCAGCCTTCTCCCCcgcgcgcctctccctctcccctcctctcTGCCGCCGTCGCTGGCGCCCGCTGCGGGCCTGGCCCGGGCGATGCTGGTGGCGGCGGCCCCCTGGCTTTTCCCCTCTCGGGTGTCCGCCGGCGCGGGACGGGGCGACCCCGGGCGGTGNNNNNNNNNNNNNNNNNNNNNNNNNNNNNNNNNNNNNNNNNNNNNNNNNNNNNNNNNNNNNNNNNNNNNNNNNNNNNNNNNNNNNNNNNNNNNNNNNNNNNNNNNNNNNNNNNNNNNNNNNNNNNNNNNNNNNNNNNNNNNNNNNNNNNNNNNNNNNNNNNNNNNNNNNNNNNNNNNNNNNNNNNNNNNNNNNNNNNNNNNNNNNNNNNNNNNNNNNNNNNNNNNNNNNNNNNNNNNNNNNNNNNNNNNNNNNNNNNNNACGCGGCGGCGCGGTCTGGCGGcgcccgctcggcccagatctgggcccttcgggccccatctgggcctgggcgggccgatGGCGGGGCGGGTCTGCTTCGTGGCTTCCGGGAGGCGGGGGAGAGGCGATGAGCGGCAGGGTGCTGGGGACGCCATCGCCGGCTTGCTGCAGCGTGGTGGCGGGGCTTAGCGGGCCCGTTTTGGGCCTGACCGGGCAAGGGGTGGCCTAGCATGCCCTACTGCCGCGTCCGGACAGCTACCGCGATGGTGCCGGAGGCTCTGGCCTCCCACACgatggcggtggaggtggttccctcccgttCGGCTTCGGTGTTGCTTCTCCCTCCGCGGGGCGCTTCTCTCCGGTCCTCTTGGCCTTGTGTTGGTGTTCGCAGTGAGGTGGCGTGGGTGACGGCGCAACCGCGTTGGCGCATGGTGGTGGGCGGCGGTCTGGCTGGTCGGCTCCGGTCCGTTGGGCGGTGGGGATTGGAGttgggagaaatccttgccggtcTTCAGCTCCAATGCGATGACAcctgcgggtgccaccattccttcctAGAGGGTGTCGGTGATATCCAtcccccacctccctccgcgtgtcggggaaaccctaggacatgtTCGGGCAACAGCGTCGTCGGCGTCGctttccttcttggaggtgctgttTTATACGCGGTGGTCCGGAGCCTCGGGTTGTAGTGGTTTGTCTCTGGTGGGCGTAGCGGTGGCGGGGCATCCGCGCTCTGTCaagctgccgttgttggcatttgcttcttctttttttgtcttTTGGGCTTGTTGTGTTGTTCGCCTCAGCGATCCTGTATCGgtgttggttgctttggaatacaaagcgggggaaaccctttttcggtaacgaCTTCAACGAGCACACCAGGCTAGCCATAAGTTGGTAGGGTAACGAGGGAACACGAGGGACGGTCTGGTGCCTGTGACAAGGTTGTCTGAATTGGTCTTGGCGGGTGGTCGAATACGTTGTCTGGTGGTCTCGGTGGGTTGTCGACGTTGTACTTTGTCGATTTAGGAAATAAGTAGGGGCGTCCTGAGAGACGTAGCCGATgtcgatgaacctcgttaacaaatttcTAGCGTGATGCAATTAGTTAACCCTCATTTTGTTGTGGAGATGTTTGCAATGTAATTCATTGAGGTTTGGTTGTAGGAAACATGAATATTTGGGTTAATAATATAAAATTTAAAATTAAAAATACATATGATTTGTTGTATAATTGTAAAATATGTACTCCGTAttaaatataaataacataatagaATGGAAATTcttgtccatgcttgcgtgttgacgTGTGCATCTTTCCATGTGTATGTTGAGATGACAAATGTTGGGAGAAAAAGATATTAATatagctagctatttagatatagaagatttgtTATCTATGCACATTCGTTGATCTATTAGAAAGCTAACTTTATACTAGAatcatttaaacacaaataaacacAAAATAAATGATAAGACATGAAAGAGCCCATCTCTGCTTGATCTGTTGACTGGCTGGGTTTCTTCGTCTAATCGGCGGCCAATTTGCTTCTTGAGCTCAGTTGCCCGGGGGAAATATCTGTGCACCGGAGCTTGTGATGCTACCGGTGCACCGAATTCACATTGtacttttaaaatgtttaaaaatttCGAAAAACAAATTAGCACACTCGCAACAATATCAATGTAAGTTGTCACAAAATCTCAAGTCAAAATTGAAAACATAACTTgaaaaacaaaaatgacaaattcaacACTAAATAGTACGTAACATAATTTTGGCTTTAGATTTGACCCATTATCACACTGATGTCaaatttattatttttatatctcAAAAAATATTTCAGATTTTTATACAATTTTTTCTGACATCATAACATGCtagatttttttcagatttttttaaaacattttatGGCATCCGGTGCACCAGTAGCATCACAAGTGCGGGTGCACCGAATACATTCCCCATTTGCCCGCCTCTTCGGCGCTCGAAGCGTCGGATCGCATTACGGGCCTGTCCGGGCTACCTGCTCCTCGTTGTTGTTTCTCTATCGTCCTTATGGATTGAAACTTGAAAGTGACAGGTGCCTGTACTTGAATTATTGCGTCATATTGTCGGCAAAATATACACACGCTACATCTCATGAGTGGATGAGCCATCCCAGCTGCACGATCGCTACTACTTCATCCACCGGTTCAAGCTTTTTCTTTACTATTTTGGTTTTCTATTTTCCTTGATTTTTAGGTTGGCTTTATTTTTAACATAAAAATAAAAGGTTTTTTACAGTTCATGAATTTTTCGAAATGATTATGAATTTTATAAAACTATCTTGTATATTAAAAATATTCATTAATTTTACAAAAAATCCCAactaaaaatatttgtgaattttaaagATGTTCACTATTTTTAAAAATCCTAGAAAATTTAGATAATGTTTACATTAAAAATGtttcaaaatttaaaaaatgtttgttaaTCTAATATATATTCCAAAATTTTGTTAAAAAGTAGAATGGTGAAAGTAGTCAAAACATTTAGGTTTTTTTACAGGAAACAAATTAAAAATAAACCTTAGAAGGAAAAACTGATGAAAAGAACAAAATAATGCAAATCATAAAATCTGGACCATAATGTAGGAAAACGCTAAAAAGAATCTCTATAGAGCAACCACTAAAAACTGCTCGTCCTCACCTCTCTTTGTTGGAGCATGGCCCATGTTGTCGTCCTTGTACGATTGAGCGAAAGTGACCTTTGCGAGGGTGCAATTTTTATGATTTGTTAGgtacattccgagttattcctatgCTCGAATTGCGTGTGCAACCCATGGTCCAGGGACTTGACATCGATTTTACAAAAAAAAAACATTTCACAACAGTTCCTCAAATTTCACTCATGTTTTTGTATAGAAAGTCGCCGCAGAAGATTTTCTCACTATCCTTTCTTCGCTTCAACTGACTCTCCAAATCTCACTGCTCTAACCTGCAATAAAATTGTAGATGCAAGTCCCCACTTGCAATATAAGCTTCTAGATGACTGTTTTTTTCTTGAAGTTAAACTTTATTTACTGGCCCACAGTGCCCATCTTGTGTCCTCACCTTGCGTAGAAAGAGGTCCTAAAAGGGTGCAGTTCCCTTAATGAGGCTTACCAAAAGGACTCATACAAGACAAGTACAACTAAAGGAATTTTCTTTCGAGAAACAAGTACAAATAAATGTCAATTATATCATTTTGACTCTTACTCGGCAAATGGTGTATAACCTACTTGATGAGCAATGTGTTCGGCAAGAATTGCTGCATAATAAATATCTGAAATCCAAAATGTTACCCCAAGTAGATGTTAAGCCTATCACCTCACCATATTGGAGGGGCTTGATGAAGGTCAAGTCTTCCTTTCTTTAGAAAGGTTGCTTTAAGATTGATGACACCCAATTGACGAGTTTTTGGGAAGATGTCTGGTTGGGTGACACTTCATTAGCTCTACAATACCCGACCATGTATAATACTATGTTTAGAAAAGAGGATTCGGTGGCTTCTTTTCTTGGGGATAGCCCTTTGAGTATCCAATTTCGCAGGGCATTACTGGGTTACAAATGTACTAAGTGTGTCCACTCGGTTTCTAGGTTGATGTCAATTAATCTAACTCAGGTACCAAATTCATTCCAGTAAAGGTTAGCCACTAAGCGTGTCTTCCGTGTGAAGTCTATATATATGCAGATCTTATGGATTCTGGAACTCTTTTTCATAGAAAACATATTTGGAAAACTAAGGTTCCTTTCAAGATGAAAGTTTTCGTGTGAGTTTTGCAGAGGAAGGTAGTTCTTATCAAAGATAACATTGATAAGACTAACTGACATGGCAGCAAAAAATGTTGTTGTTATGATTAGGAGGAGATAGTTAATCATTTATTTATGTCATGTCCGTTTACTACCTTGATCTGGCGCACAAGTCATGTTACATACAGTATAGCACCACCAACCCGTATTTTAAATTTGTTTGGAAACTGGTTAGGTGGTATTTATCATAAGCTGAAGGGCTAAATACATGTGGGAGTTTGTGTCATTTCTCTGGGCAATGTGAAATTTCTGGAATGATTATGTTTTTAACAGATCGTCTTCTCTTAATTTattgcagattattcgcacaactacagCCTCAATCCATATGTGGTCATCACTACAGTGTATGGATGCGCGGGCACTTATGACCTCTGGGTGTAGTCAGCTAAAAACGGTTGTAATGGGCTTATTCAATTAGTTTGGTTGGTAAGCCACTCGTAGACTATGTGGATGAGGTATGTAATTTGAGGTTCAACCGCTTGTGGTAATTTTTTTCGTTTATTTGTTTTACTGCCAGGTACTCGGTGGCTTGAACTTATTTCATGTTTAATAATATGGTTGCGTACATCATGTGACATAGAGGTTGGGCACTCCTCTTTTCCGATTTTTTTTGATATTTTAACCCTTATCTCCCTTAACATGGAATTTCCTAGGGTTGCCACTGGGACATGGTGTATGTTTTTATGAGAAGCCCTTTGTATAAAAATTTATATCTTATGTAAAGTAAACTTTGTATCTTCTCTCAACAAAAAAATTGTATCTTCTCTAAAACCCGCCCTTGTATCTCTTTTTTTTGCCATAAAAGGCTCTTGTATCTCTGAATCTAGAAGGGTTCTTACCCATCATTTTTTTTCTTCCAATTTATCTCTAACTGCTATGCCCTGGTGTTGGTCTttcgcgcatgcagtggccggccggCACCGCTACGTTTCGCGGATTGGTGGTGGTGATCCTGATGTGATCGGTCGGATGGTGATAACTGCAAATTGTACTGCACACTTCCTACGACTCTACAATGGTAGTGGTCATCGAAAGGTTTTGGGAAGGGGTCATCTATCCTAGTCCAGTGGTTGACTTCAATAATGTGATACAAATTATGGACGACGGCTTGACGCAAAGGGATGGTTGTGCGGTGAAGACGGTCGCATCGCATGTAGCAGCTGGGATCGCAGAAAAGTGATGGGGACAACACATGAGTGACTATGATGGTGGTGCTACTCGAGCACCCGGTCTTGAGCTCCAGGACAAAATCCTAGGTCAGACTCAAGTGGTTATACCTAGCAATGACGATGTTTTTCACGCCATTACCTTGTTAAAGGCATTGCTCAGATATATTCGGACCGATTCTTCAAGGTGGAAATATAGAGTTTGGCCTTGTGGTCGGATCCAGTGATGGCGGCACTGGAGTGTCGCTCCCTTTCTGAAGGCGTTACTTTTGAAGAACATCGTCGTCCATGTGATGTAATTAGGTGGTCGGTGCGGATATGGTCACTGGTGTCCATGTGATGTAATTAGCTGGTTGGTGTGGATATGGTCACTGGTGTAGTTTGCCGATCGCAAATCGGATTGCTTCGAGGATTTCTTTTTGCATTTTTCCTCGCATATGCATAACTTTGGTCATATATGACTTTGCTAGTTACCGGCAtgttttcgtgtgtgtgtgtgtttgagttgGTGTTTGGTTGTGTGCATCATAACTGCTCATTGTGTTATATATCTTCTTGGTAATCTATTTTGAGCCAATAAAATAAAACATTTATGAAAAAAATCCCCAATGAAACTTGGAAAAGTTAACGGGCAGGGTTGCATTTTTTGTCCTCTGAATCCTGATGCTGTTAATTGAAACATGTGTAGCAAGCATTATGCTGAAAATGAAATGACATGAAGGTTTTTTCGGAAAGGAAGGATAAACCTCATACCGTAGAGCGACTGTTCTACGGTTTTGGCTCTAAAAAAAAGGATAAACTCACTCTTTGAAGGGTTTCCTTTCCTCACTTGCTAACTGCTCTGCAAAACTAAATTGGAACTGCTCTGCCCATTTCTATGCAAAAAAAAAGGCCTCTGCCAGTTTGTATATTCTTCAAAAGTTATACCCCTTCCTGAGAGTGCTCTCGGTGGTCTTTGCTAGCAGTCTTCCCGATTGCCCGATTTCACTGAAACAGAGCACTCCTCCACTCCACGCCCCCCACCCAAACTGCAGGCTATCAATAATGGGTTTTGTCTGCTTTTCTTTCAGAGATGTGCAACTGAACTTGTTCAGTCATCAAGCAACATGGCACATCTTCTCGAATGTAGTGATCTTGGGTGACACATAGCATAGGTGAAACGTTGATACATATGCAGTAGTATAGTTTATTCTACAGCAGCTGGACACATAGCATAGGTGAAACGTTGCATTTGGtagtacttcacatacacaaatgtCTGAACCTGAACTCATACTACAGGTTTGGGATGCTCCTCAGCTTCTTCAGCTTGCAAGTTGCAACTCTGACTTCTAGCTTTTCTAGTAACCAGACCAAGTGAATTTATCAGATTCAGACGATCGGTAGACACAACTATTCGTCCCACTGCACAGATGTAAAACTCCGTAGCATTGCAAAATCATGAACAGACAGGCGACAGAGAGAGAATTTACTGCAAGTCAGAGAGATTTCTGATTATTATTTTCAAAGCAGAACAGAACATATACTAGATCGACACCATTACTTAAACATCGGACACTAATTCTAATACGAAGGACTAGTAATCGCCTAAGCCTTCTTGGGGGACTTGGCGGCCTTGTTGGGCGACTTGGGCTCCTTCTCGGCCGTCTTCTTGGGGAGCAGCACGGGGTTGATGTTGGGCAGCACGCCGCCGTGCGCGATGGTGACGCCGGCGAGCAGCTTGCCGAGCTCCTGGTCGTTCCGGATGGCGAGCAGCAGGTGGCGCGGGATGATGCGGGACTTCTTGTTGTCCTTGGCGGCGTTCCCGGCGAGCTCTAGAAGCTCGGCGGCGAGGTACTCGAGGACGGAGGCGAGGTAGACGGGGGCGCCCATGCCGACGCGCTGCGCGTAGCGGCCCTTCTTGAGGATGTAGAAAATATAAGATGGCTGAATATtgtgttgtattgatctgacccgtgtaggggtatatatagaggtacaatggagggagagagacttggagtagaggACAAGTTAAACCTATCCTATTTTTATCTCTTATCTCTATCTTAAACGTAAATATACTTCTAACATCccccctcagtcgtagcgggagtgaagcggacgaTTACGACTGAATTTGAAGTCTTGCTCTTTTGTCGTCTTCTCCGCTGCGccatcatcaactgcgtctctgatgggtcggcagttagggcggtgactgcgtccccttctggtgccttcctgccttctcctctattccctcccgcagtcacagcggGAGTATCGTGGACGCAAGTGACGAGGCGgacgctgttgactggagttgttgccAATGTGTTGCTGTAGACCAAGTCATTAATGTCGATGTCGAGTTTAGCCGATCATGGTGATGTAGCCGTGGTCGATGTAGTCGTGATCCATGGTGTAGTTGTTGtggatgatgaagccgcacaaagccAGAGGCGCAAAAAAATGCGCTATGACGGAGCTGCAGACGTGGACGatgcaccttgcggatgtcagagggTGCCGTCGGCGATGAGTCCACCAGTTTTGCCAAGACCGAAGGAagcccatcgagcacacatcggttttgccagAACCGTGTGGCCGTGTAGGGTCGT
Above is a window of Triticum dicoccoides isolate Atlit2015 ecotype Zavitan chromosome 5B, WEW_v2.0, whole genome shotgun sequence DNA encoding:
- the LOC119306476 gene encoding probable histone H2A.5; this translates as MDASATGAVSKVKKYVVGRKLGGGPRKKAVARSVKAGLQFPVGRIVRFLKKGRYAQRVGMGAPVYLASVLEYLAAELLELAGNAAKDNKKSRIIPRHLLLAIRNDQELGKLLAGVTIAHGGVLPNINPVLLPKKTAEKEPKSPNKAAKSPKKA